The Buchnera aphidicola (Brevicoryne brassicae) DNA window GTTCTTTCTCTATCAAATTTTAAAATTTTTACACTAATTTCGTCACCTATATTAACGATTTCACTTGGATGTTTTACTCTTTTCCATGCCATGTCAGTAATATGTAAAAGACCATCTACGCCACCTAAATCTACAAATGCTCCATAATCTGTTAAATTTTTTACAATACCCTTGATATGTATTCCTTCTTGTAAATTTTCTAAAAGCTGATCTCTTTCAGCACTATTTTCTGATTCAATCACTGCTCTACGTGAAACAACAACATTATTACGTTTTTGGTCTAATTTTATTACTTTAAATTCTAATTCTTTTCCTTCAAGATGAATTGTTTCTCGAACAGGACGAACATCTACTAAAGAACCTGGTAAAAATGCACGTATATCGTTTAATTCAACAGTAAAACCACCCTTTACCTTGCCATTGATAATTCCAGTAACTGTTTCTGATTTTTCATGAGCTTGTTCTAATATTAACCATGCTTCATGACGTTTTGCTTTTTCACGAGATAAAAGTGTTTCGCCAAATCCGTCTTCAATAGCATCTAAAGCAACATCAATTTGATCACCTACATTAATATCTAGTAAACCTTGAGAATTTTTAAATTGTTCAATAGGAATTGCAGATTCAGATTTTAATCCAGCATCTACCAAGACTATATCTTTTTCTATCGAAATTATAGTTCCACGAAGAATTGAACCTGGACGAGTTTTAATTTCTTTTAGTGATTCTTCAAATAATTGAGCAAAAGATTCATTCATAATTGATAATTGTTAGGAATTTTTATTTAATGTCCATTTTAACATCATGTTAAAATGAGCTTGTTTTATATATCTTATAATAATCCTTATTAAAGAGTGTAATATTTTAATTAATGTTTTATTATTTTTTTATACTTTTAGTAATATATTTCATAAAATTTGTAATAACTTCTGATAAACTCAAATAAGTAGAATTTAATATTATAGCATTTTTTGGTATGCATAAAGGAGAAATTAAACGATTTTGATCTCGTTCATCACGATTTTTCATTTTAATAAACAATTTTTTAAAATCAATATAACAACGATTTTTTTTTAATTCTAATATTCTTCTATATACACGTACTTCTAAATTAGCATCTAAAAAAAATTTAAGTTTTGCATCAGGAAATACTACTGTACCCATATCACGTCCTTCTGCTATTAAGCCTGGAAATGAACGAAATGACCTCTGTTTTTTTAGTAAAATTTTTCTAACTATGGGGAAAGATGCTAATTGAGAAGAAATTTCACTAATTTTTTCAAAATTTATTAACTTATCATTATATTGTAAATTTTTATTTAATAAAATATCTAAATCTTTAATAAAAGGAATTATATTTTTTTCAAAAATAGAAATTTTTTTATTTAAAATTAAAAAAGCTAGAAATCGATAAATTTTACCAGATTCTAAAACTGACCATTTTAATTTTTTTGCTATTATTTTAGATATAGTACTTTTACCAACACCACTAGGACCATCAATAGTAATTACGGGAATTGTATTTTTCATTATTATATATTTTTTAAAAATATTTATTATAATTTTTTAAGAAAATTAATAATATTTACTTATAGATAAAAAATCTTGAAAATAAGAAGGAAAAGTTTTAGAAGTGCAACCGGGATTGATTATATTTACACCGGTTCCAGATAAACATATCAACGAAAAACACATAGCCATACGATGATCATTATAAGTATTAACATTAGAATATTTAAAACTAATAGGTGGAGTAATAGATAGAAAATCTTTACCTTCTTTAACTATAGCCCCAACTTTTTTTAATTCGATAGTCATTGCAGATAAACGGTCAGTTTCTTTGACTCTCCAATTATATATATTTCTAATAACTGTAGTCCCTTTAGAAAAAAGAGCCACTATCGCAATAGTCATTGCTGCATCAGGAATATGATTCATATCTAGATCTATACCATTTAATTGGTTACGAGTACAACTAATGAAATCGTTACCCCAATTAATAATTGCACCCATTTTTTGAAGAACATTTGCGAAATTTATATCACCTTGCATACTTTTTTTACCAACACCTACAACCTTAACAGAACCACCTTTAATTGCGGAAGCCGCTAAAAAATATGAAGCTGATGAAGCATCTCCTTCAATAAAATAATTTCCTGGTGTTTTATATTGTTGCTGACCTTTTATGTAAAAAATACTGTAAGAATCATGTTTAATGTTGACTGAAAAAGATTTCATTAAGTTAAGTGTAATATCTATATAAGGTTTAGAAACCAAATCACCCTCTATAAAAATAGTAGTATCTTTTAAAGCAAGTGGAGTACTAATTAATAGAGATGTTAAAAATTGACTAGAAATATTTCCTTTTAAAACAAGATTTCCTCCGACAAAACCACCTTTTGTTTCTATTGGAGGATATCCGTTATTTTTTTTATATTCTATAATAGCACCACCTTGTTTTAAAGCATCAACAAGATGTTTTATAGGTCTTTCATGCATTCTTTCCTCTCCACTTAATACAACATTATTTTCATTTAAAGATAATGCAGAAAGAAGTGGACGCATAGCAGTGCCTGCGTTTCCTAAAAACAATTTCATTGGTTTTGATAATTGAAAAGATCGACCAATGCCTTCAATACAACATTTTTTCTTGTCACTAGACAAATTATAATTAATTCCTAACATTTTTAATGCATTTAGCATATATTCAGTATCATGACTATTTAGTAAATTATTTAGATACGTAGTTCCTTTAGACATTGAAGCAATTAGTAAAACTCTATTAGAAATACTTTTTGAACCTGGCAAATAAACAGTTCCATTTACATAAGATATTGGTTTTAAACGAAAAGAATCTTGCATAATGAATATACGCTCTATTAAATTAAAATGAAAATACGAAATATTGTGTTTATGATTAAACCAAAAGTAATTCATCCATATCGATTTTCGAAATATGACATAAATTTTACTAAAGATATAATACCTTCTAATGGCATTGCATTATAAATAGATGCACGAATACCACCTACTATACGATGTCCTCTTAATGCAGTTAAACCTAACGCAGAGGCTTCACTTAAAAAAGTTTCATTTAACTTCGGTTTTAATAAGTGAAAAACAACATTCATTTGTGATCTGTTTTTGTCATCTATATTATTAATATAAAAATTACTAGTATTAATTTTTTTATATAACAAATCTGATTTTTTTTGATTTATTTTTTCAATTTCTTTTAAACCACCTTGTTTTTTTAACCATTTAAAAACTAATCCTGATAAATACCAAGAAAATGTAGGTGGGGTATTAAACATTGAGTTATATTCTGATATTTTTTTATAATCTAAAATAGAAGGTAATTCTTTAGAAGAATATCCTATTAATCTTTCTCTGAGAATAACTATTGTTATACCTGCAGGTCCAATATTTTTTTGAGCACCCGCATAAATAAGATCATAATTTTCAATATTAATTGAACGGGATAAAATATAAGATGAAAAATCTCCAATTATAATTTTATTATTAAAAATTGGTTCTTCATAAATAGACAATCCATCTATTGTTTCATTAGGGCAATAATGAATATATGCCGAATTATCATTAATATTCCATTGAGACATAGGTAAAAGAGAAATTTTTTCATCTACTTTTTTTGTAATATTTATAGAATGAGGAATACAATATTTTCTAGCTTCAATAAGTGCAGAATTTGACCAATAACCACTATTTATATAATCTGCTGTTTTTATATTTCCTAATAAATTCATAGGAACAGCAGAAAATTGTCCTCTAGCACCACCTTGACAAAATAGTACTTTATAAGAATCAGGTATATTTAATAAATCTCTTAAGTCTTTTTCAGCTTCTGAAGCAACTTGCATAAATTCATCGCTACGATGACTAATTTCCATAACAGAAGAACCAGAATTTTTCCAATTCTGAAGTTCTTTTTTAGCTTGAAAAAGAACTTCTTTTGGTATCATAGATGGACCGGCACTAAAATTATAAACTGTATTCATGCTTTCACCAATGATGTTTTTGAGTTTTTTTGTTAATAGTTAGTTTATGAATTCTAATCCTTTCATGTATTTTTTTTGAAGAATTTTAGGGATTTCTATACGACCATCAGATAGCTGATAATTTTCTATTATAGCAGCTAAAGTTCTACCTATTGCTAAACCAGAACCATTTAATGTATGTACAAAAAAATTTTTTTTCTCATGTTTTTTTCGATAACGAGCTTTAATACGACGTGCTTGAAAATCAGTCATATTAGAACAAGAAGAAATTTCTACATATTTTTTTTTAGAAGGAAACCAAACTTCTAAATCATAAGTCTTAGCTGAAGAAAAACTCATATCTCCCGTGCATAAAAGAATTTTTCTATATGGTAAATCTAAAAGTTGTAAAACTTGTTCAGCATGATTAGTCAGTTTTTCTAACATTTCCAAAGATTTTTCTGGTTGAACAATTTGAACTAATTCTACTTTGTCAAATTGATGTAATCTAATTAGTCCTTTTACATCACGTCCGTAGGAAGATGATTCTGATCGGAAACAAGGAGTATGTGCAACTAACATAATAGGTAAATCTGTTTCATCAATTATTTGATTAGAAACTAAATTAGTTAATGGAACTTCTGCTGTAGGAATTAATATGTAACTATTTTTATCAATAAAGTTTATATGAAATAAATCATCACTAAATTTAGGTAATTGACCTGTTCCGTACAAAGCGTCCGGATGAACTAAATAAGGTACATAAGTTTCTATGTAACCATGTTTTAAAGTATGTAAATCTAACATAAATTGACTTAATGCACGATGTAAAAGTGCAATATTACCTTTCATTACAACAAATCTGGATCCTGATATTTTTGCTGAAGATTCCCAGTCTAGTTCATTAAATTTTTTTCCTATTTCTATATGATCTTTAACTGTAAAATTATATTTTCTTTTTTGACCCCAATATTTTATTTTTTTATTGTCCATTGATGTTTTTCCTTCTGGAACATCATCAAGAGGAATATTAGGTATATGAATAGAAAAATTATGAATTTTTTCTTTTAAAGAATTAAGCTTATTTTTAAATATTTTTAAAATTTCGCTTAATTTTATAATTTTATTCTTTAAATTTTCATTTTTTTTATTAGTATTTTTTTGATCTCTAAACATATTTGATAAAATATTATGTTCATTTTGTAATTGTTCAGTTTTAATTTGTAATTCTTTACGTTTATCTTCCATAGAAGATATTGCACAAATATCTAATTTATAGTTTTTTTTTAGTAATTTTTTTGCTACTAATTTTAATTCATTTCGTAGTAAATAAGGATTCAACATAATATATCTTGTTTCTTTTAATATATAAATGAATATTATTGTACAATAAAACGTATAAGATTTTTTGATTTAGTGATAAATATTATTTTTAATTTTTTTAAAAAATTTACTATTGAAAAAACTATGTAAATATTAAAATAATTTATGCATTCTTAAAAATATAGTATAAAAAACCATTTTAAAGCAATAATAACTCATTTTATTATTAGAACATAACATTCTATAATTATTTTTTCAAAAAACAACTAAGATAATTTAAAACAATATTTTTTTAAGGATATGAGATATGGGAAAAATTAAACATGCTAAGGTAATAATATTAGGTTCTGGTCCAGCAGGTTATACAGCAGGTATATACGCTTCAAGAGCAAATCTAAAGCCTATTTTAATTACAGGAATAAATAAAGGTGGTCAATTAATGAACACCAATGAAATTGAAAATTGGCCTGGTGATATTAATACAATTACTGGTGCGGAGTTAATGAATCGTATGTATCAACATGCTATTAAATTTCAAACGGAAATTATTTCTGATCATATACATTCAGTGAATTTTGAAAAAAAACCATTTTACTTAATAGGAGATAATAATCAATATAGTGCAGATTCAATTATTATTGCAACAGGAGCAAATCCTCGTTATTTAGGATTGGAAGCAGAAAAATTTTTTAAAGGGAGAGGTGTTTCAACATGTGCAGTATGTGATGGTTTTTTTTATAAAGGAAAAGAAGTTGCAGTTGTAGGTGGAGGTAATACGGCTATAGAAGAAACATTATACTTATCAAACTTTGTTGAAAAAGTACATTTAATTCATCGTAGAGATAATTTTAGTGCTGAAAAAATTTTACTTAATCGATTAAAAGAAAAAATAAATAATAAGAAAGTAATACTTTATTTAAATTCTACTATAAAAAATATTTTAGGAAATACTTTTGGAGTCAATAGGTTGTTGATTACACAGAAAAATTTAAAGAAAGAAGAAAAAGAACTGAATATAACAATTTCTGGTCTATTTGTTGCAATTGGATATGTTCCTAACACTAATATATTTATTGATAAATTACAAATGGAAAATGGCTATATTAAAGTATTATGTGGATCACATGGAAATTATACTCAAACAAGTATTCCTGGTATTTTTGCTGCAGGAGATGTAATTGATCATGTATATAAACAAGCAATTACATCATCTGCTAGTGGTTGTATGGCTGCATTAGATAGTGAACGTTATCTTAATAGCTCTTAATATTTATGAAATATAATCAATTAAATATAATTACAAAATTAAAACATACTAGTCAAAATGACTAGTATCTGATATTATTAAATAATAAATATTTTATATGTTGTTTTAAAAAACACTATATAACGAGAACAAAATGACCAAAGAAGAAAATATTGAAATGCAAGGAATAGTAATAGACACCTTGCCAAATACTATGTTTCGTGTCGAATTAGAAAACAAACATATTATTACTGCACATATTTCAGGAAAGATGAGAAAAAACTATATTAGAATACTAACAGGAGATAAAGTTACTGTAGAACTAACACCTTATGATTTAACTAAGGGAAGAATTATTTTTAGGAGTCGCTAATTACAGTTTTCCTAGTCCGTTATATTTTATATTATAAATTCTATAAAATTAACAATTAATTTAACACTTTTTACAATAAAAAATCAATTTTTTCTTAAAAAATACAATTCATCCTCTAAAATTTTTCTTATGAAAATTACATCTATTAAAAAATCAACTATCAAAAATAAATTTTTTTTGTTTTTTTATCAATAAAACAAAAAATTTTAAAGAGAATTTATGCGTACTAAATATTGTGGAAAAATTAGAATAATTCATTTAAATGAACTAGTGACATTGTGTGGTTGGGTACATAAAGTACGAAACTTTGGTCAATTTATTTTTATTGATATGAGAGATTATACTGGTCTTGTTCAAATTGTTTTTGAATTACAAAATAATATAATTTTTAAAAAAGCTATGACTTTAAGAAATGAATTTTGCATTCAAACCTCTGGAATAGTACGAAAAAGAGAAGAAAAAAATAAAAACTTTAAAATAGATACTGGAGAAATAGAAATATTAGCAAATGATTTAACTATTTTAAATCCTTCAAAATCACTACCACTAGATTATATAAATCATAATAACAATGATGATTCAAGATTAAAATATAGATATTTAGATTTACGTCGATTCGATATTTTAGAAAATCTTCAAATAAGAAATAAAATAAATTATTTAATAAGAACATTTATGACAAAAAAAAATTTTCTAGATATTGAAACTCCAATCCTTACAAAATCTACACCAGAAGGCGCTAGAGATTATTTAGTTCCAAGCCGCAATCATCATGGAAAGTTTTATGCATTGCCTCAATCTCCTCAATTATTTAAACAATTATTAATGATTTCTGGTATTGATAAATATTATCAGATAGTAAAATGTTTTCGCGATGAAGACTTACGTGCAGATCGACAACCTGAATTTACGCAAATTGATATTGAAATGTCTTTTGTTAATGCTAAACAAATTCGTAGTTTAACAGAAAAACTTATAAAAAATATTTGGTTTAAAATAGGAAATTTTAAATTAAGTAAATTTCCAAAAATGTCTTTTAAGACGTCAATAAAAAAGTATGGAACAGATAAACCTGATTTACGTAATCCAATAGAAATTATTGATGTTTCTAGTGTTTTTAAAAATAAAAAATTTTTGTTTTTTTTCAATTTAAATCCTAAAAAAAATAATAGAATAGCATTATTATGTATTTCTGGAGGTGCAAGTTTAAGTCGTAAATCTATTGATAATTATGCTCAATATGTAAAAAAGTACAATGCAAATAAATTATTTTATATTAAGATAAAAAAATCTTTTGAAGGTAAAGAATTTTATAGTTCAATAAGAAAAATTTTAAATGAAAAAATATTAGAAAAAATTTTAGAAAAAAGCAATGCTAAAAATGGAGATATATTATTTTTAATGGCTGATGAAGAACATATTGTTAATAAATCACTTGGTATGTTACGTTTAAAAATAGGTGATGATCTTAAAATTACTCAAAAAAATAATTGGAAACCTGTTTGGATCATAAATTTTCCTATGTTTAGTAAAGATAAAAATGGAAACTTTTCTTCTCTTCATCATCCATTTACTGCTGTACAAAATAACGATATAAAAAAACTAAAAAATGCGCCCGAAATTGCTATTTCAGATAGTTATGATCTTATCATGAATGGTTATGAAATTGGCGGAGGTTCAGTACGTATTCATGATTCAAAAACGCAAAAAAAAATATTTGATATTATTGGAATAAACAAGTCAATTCAAAACGAAAAGTTTTCTTTTTTAATAGAAGCCCTTGAATATGGTGCACCTCCACATGCAGGAATAGCTTTAGGGTTCGATAGAATAGTTATGCTTTTAACTAATAGTAAAAATATAAGAGATGTTATTGCTTTTCCAAAAACAACATCAGCAACTTGTTTAATGACAAATTCTCCTAGTACATCAAATAATTTAACATTAAAAGAATTAGGAATAAGTATTATAAAAAACATATAATCTAAAATATTCTTAATTTATATTTTCTTTATTTTTGAAAAATTAAATTTTTTATATTACTTAATAAAAACAGAAAAGAAGAACACAATACTATAGATGGACTAGCTGGTGTATTATAAAAAACAGAAAAAAATATTCCCCCTGTAACAGAAATAATACCAACTATTATAGAAATAAAAACCATTTTTTCCGGAGATTCAGAAAAATGTTGTGCAGTTGCTGGTGGAATAATTAATAAAGAAGTAATTAATAATGCACCTACGAATTTAATTGCCATGGCAATAGTTAAAGCTGTCATTAACATTATTGTTAAACGAGCATAAAAAATATTTATTCCATCAATTTGAGCTAATTCTTTATTTATAGTTGCTAATAAAAGAGCATTCCAACGATAAATTAAAAAACTGATTATTACTATACTTCCTATCAACATAATTACTAAATCAGATTTAGCTACAGTTAATAAATCACCGAATAAATAATTTGGAATATTTATTTGAGGATAATTAGTTGATATTAAACTAATGAGAACTATCCCTAAAGATAGAGAAGTATGTGAAATAACACTGAATATAGTTTCTAATGAACAAGGTAGTATTTCTTCTAACCAGGCTAAAAAAATCGCAAGAAAACTTATAAAACAAAAAATAATATAAAAAGAACTAATATTAAAAAGTGCAGATATAGCTAAACCAAGAACAGAAGAATGGGATAAAGTGTCGCCAAAAGAAGACATTCTACGCCAAACTATAAATGAACCTAATGGACCAGTTGTTAATACTAATATAATGCCGGCCAACCATGCTGGAAAAATTAGTTCGAACATAATAATTACTCTTATAATTAAATGTTATTTTTCAAAAATGGTGAATATGATTATGATGATGATGATAAATAGCAAATTCTTTAATATGTTTTATACCGAAAATAGAAATAAATTCTAAATTTTTACAAACAGTTTCTGGTGTCCCAGAGCAACAAATATGATTATTTAAACAAATTACATAATCTGTTTTAGCCATGACAAAATTTAAATCATGAGAAACTATTACAATAGAACATTTTAATTCATATCGAATTTGATTAATCAATTCGTATAAAGCAAACTGTCCCATTACGTCCACCCCTTGTGTAGGTTCATCTAATACAAGTAAATTAGGACGATTTAGCAAAGCTTTAGCCAAAAGAACTCTTTGCATTTCTCCACCTGAAAGAGTCTGCAACTGACGATATCGTAAATCTTTTGCTTTTACTCGTTTTAACATTTTTAATATTTTTATTATACTGTTTTTTTTTGATTTAGATAATTTCATAAATCTTTCTACTGTAATAGGTAGCAAGGTATTAAAATATAATTTTTGAGGAACGTAACCTATAGATAAATTATCTAAACGAATGATAGTACCCGAATCAGGTTTTATTAATCCTAAGATAATACGTACTAAAGTAGATTTTCCAGCTCCATTGGGTCCAATTAAAGTAAGAATACGATTAGGAATTAAGGATAATGATATATTAGAGAGAACTGAACGATTAGAAAAGTTTACACAAATATTATTTAATTTAATAAATTCTAACATATTTTTTGCAATTTTTTTTATAACATTTTTAAATATTATAAAATATATTTTTTAATAATAAAAATAAATATTATGCTAAGTTTGAAAATTTTAGTAATAAGTATATTATACTTTATTTCATTTTCTCTTAATTCTCTTAATAGTTAAATATAATAAATTTATTAGAATTTATTGCATTAACGATTTTAGATAGAACAACTATCATAGAAGTAATTATTCTAAATTTTTCTACAAATAAATATTTACTCTTTAAATCTATTAGTCACTTTAAAACTAAAAAAATTATATTTTTTTAGTTTTAATAAAAAACAATTAAAAAAAACAAAAAGAACAAAAAAACTTTACAAAATAATCAGGAAATTAATAATATATCATACAATGATATATATATCTTTATTACCAATACTATTTTAGAAGACATAATCATCATAAATAATACGTCAATCAAAAATTAAGTCTTAATAAGACAATCTATTTAAAACAAAATAAAATAAGTTTATTTTGATCAATTAAAGATAATAAAAAAACTTTTATATATTAAAAAAAATATTTTGTATTTCAAAAAACTCATCAGTATTTTTTAAAAGATGAAAAATTGAATTCATTAAAGTATTTTAAAACATCCCTTAAAGAAAAATAAGAGTGCGAAATTTATATGAAATTTAAAACAATACTTAAAAAAAATTAAATATATTTTTATAGAACTACAATTTAATAAAGATATAATCAATGTTATAATGAGTAGAATAAATATTTGTAAAAGTGTTCTTCATTCTCTTGGTGTAATAATACGGCTCAGAAAAGATAGCTATATAAATTTTTTTCTATAATCATTTAATCAATATATTCGCTGCTTACAAAAACCTTAAGGAATAAAAAAGTGCAGCAAATTTATAAAGTACTTTTCTTATATTCTCATCTTATTTATAAGATTATTGTCATACTAATTAATAGTACAATAACATGTATACTTTTATCTAGTTGTAATACCTTGCTTCAAAATCAAACAGAATACTTTTTATTACAAAAGAATGAAACCAAACAAAACGATACAAAAAAATTTTCAATAAAAATACATCAAGAAAATTTACAGGATATCAAACAGTATCATCATATAATTCAAAAAAAAGAACAAATTATTTCATTACTTGATAAATCTGGAGTAAATCTAAAAGATATTTTAAAATTAATTAAAAAAGATAAATCAATCTTAAATAATTTAAAAAACGGTCAACATTTATCTTGGAAGGTTAATAAATCAGGTACATTAATAGAATTAATATGGAAAATCTCGAATTTTCAAAAAAAAATATACAGACAACATAAAAGGCAATTTTTATCAAACATTTATTCAAAAAATTTTTTACTATGTAAAACTATATTTATTAAAAAACACTCAACTTTTTTCAGAAGCGCATTACAATCAGGTCTGAATCAATCCGAAATAAATAGTATTATTAAAGCTCTTCAGTGGCAAGTAGATTTTCATAAATTAAATATTGGAAGTAATTTTAATTTAATTTTTTCACATAATCTAATGAACAATAAAAATATATTATTAGGTGTAAAATTAAATAATTCTGGAAAAAAATATTATTCTATACGGGCTTCTAATGGTAACTTTTATGATATTAATGGGTATAATAAAAAAAATTATTTTATCAATTTTGCATTTTTAAACAAATATAGAATTTCTTCTGAGTTTAATTTACATCGACTTAATCCCGTTACACATCGTGTTGCGCGTCATTTAGGAGTAGATTTTGCTATGCCTCAAGGTACACCTGTTTTAGCTACTACTAATGGGAAAATTATACAAGCTTGTTTTAATAAAATAGCCGGATTTTATGTTGTACTGAAAAATAAAAATCATTTTGTCACTAGATATATGCATCTTAAAAAGATTTTAGTTAAAACAGGTGATATTGTAAAAATTGGAGAAAAAATTGCTTTATCAGGTAATACTGGTAGAACTACCGGACCACATTTACATTACGAAATCTGGATTAATAATCATGCAGTAAATCCGATGAAGATAATACTAAAATATTCCGGAACATTAACAGAAAAAGAAAAAAAAGATTATTTAAAAGAATCAAAAGAAATTTTAAAATACTTAAATTAATAAACTATTTAATTTTATTTAAGAATGATATTTATACTATTTTAATGAAAATTATGTAACTTTTAAAATTTTTATAGTATTAGTTTTTCCAATTTTTCTCATAATGTCACCTTGAGTTATAATTACTAAATCACCACTATGTAAAAAACCTTTTTGACATAATAAAATAATAGCTTCATGGGCAGCTTTAAAACCATCATATTCACTATCAAAATATATGGGAGTAACACCTCTGTAAAGACTAGATAAATTCAAAGTTTTTTTATGCTTTGATAAAGCAAAAATAGGTAGTCCAGAAGTAATTCTAGAAGTCATTAATGCAGTTTTTCCTGATTCAGTCATTGTAATAATTGCAGTAATACCTTTTAAATGATTAGCGGCATACATAGCTGACATAGCGATTGCTTCTTCAACATTATCAAATGTAACATTAAGACGATGTCTAGATACATTAATACTAGGTACTTTTTCTGCACCTTTGCAAACTTTTGCCATTTTTACAACAGTTTCTGATGGATATTTACCCGATGCAGTTTCAGCTGAAAGCATGACTGCATCGCTTCCATCTAATACAGCATTAGCTACATCCATCACTTCTGCACGAGTAGGTGATGGATTAATAATCATAGATTCCATCATTTGGGTTGCAGTAATTACTATTCTATTTAATTGTCTAGCTGTTCTAATCAATTTTTTTTGAATTCCAGCTAATTCGGAATCACCAATTTCTACTCCCAAATCTCCTCTAGCTATCATAATTCCGTCTGAAGCTAAAATTATATCTTCTATAGTATTTTGATTCATTACAGCTTCAGCACGTTCTATTTTAGCAATAATTTTAGCATTACTATAAGATTTTTTAGCTAACTTTCTAGCTTTTTGTAAGTCATCACTGCATCTAGGAAATGATATTGCTAAATAATCTACATCAATTTCAGATGCAAGTATTATATCTTTTTTATCTTTTTGAGTCAGAGAATTGGCTGATAAACCACCACCTAATTTATTAATACCTTTATTATTAGAAAGAATTCCTCCTATAATTACCTTTGTAATTACTTCATTTT harbors:
- the trxB gene encoding thioredoxin-disulfide reductase, encoding MGKIKHAKVIILGSGPAGYTAGIYASRANLKPILITGINKGGQLMNTNEIENWPGDINTITGAELMNRMYQHAIKFQTEIISDHIHSVNFEKKPFYLIGDNNQYSADSIIIATGANPRYLGLEAEKFFKGRGVSTCAVCDGFFYKGKEVAVVGGGNTAIEETLYLSNFVEKVHLIHRRDNFSAEKILLNRLKEKINNKKVILYLNSTIKNILGNTFGVNRLLITQKNLKKEEKELNITISGLFVAIGYVPNTNIFIDKLQMENGYIKVLCGSHGNYTQTSIPGIFAAGDVIDHVYKQAITSSASGCMAALDSERYLNSS
- the serS gene encoding serine--tRNA ligase, giving the protein MLNPYLLRNELKLVAKKLLKKNYKLDICAISSMEDKRKELQIKTEQLQNEHNILSNMFRDQKNTNKKNENLKNKIIKLSEILKIFKNKLNSLKEKIHNFSIHIPNIPLDDVPEGKTSMDNKKIKYWGQKRKYNFTVKDHIEIGKKFNELDWESSAKISGSRFVVMKGNIALLHRALSQFMLDLHTLKHGYIETYVPYLVHPDALYGTGQLPKFSDDLFHINFIDKNSYILIPTAEVPLTNLVSNQIIDETDLPIMLVAHTPCFRSESSSYGRDVKGLIRLHQFDKVELVQIVQPEKSLEMLEKLTNHAEQVLQLLDLPYRKILLCTGDMSFSSAKTYDLEVWFPSKKKYVEISSCSNMTDFQARRIKARYRKKHEKKNFFVHTLNGSGLAIGRTLAAIIENYQLSDGRIEIPKILQKKYMKGLEFIN
- the serC gene encoding 3-phosphoserine/phosphohydroxythreonine transaminase is translated as MNTVYNFSAGPSMIPKEVLFQAKKELQNWKNSGSSVMEISHRSDEFMQVASEAEKDLRDLLNIPDSYKVLFCQGGARGQFSAVPMNLLGNIKTADYINSGYWSNSALIEARKYCIPHSINITKKVDEKISLLPMSQWNINDNSAYIHYCPNETIDGLSIYEEPIFNNKIIIGDFSSYILSRSINIENYDLIYAGAQKNIGPAGITIVILRERLIGYSSKELPSILDYKKISEYNSMFNTPPTFSWYLSGLVFKWLKKQGGLKEIEKINQKKSDLLYKKINTSNFYINNIDDKNRSQMNVVFHLLKPKLNETFLSEASALGLTALRGHRIVGGIRASIYNAMPLEGIISLVKFMSYFENRYG
- the infA gene encoding translation initiation factor IF-1, whose translation is MTKEENIEMQGIVIDTLPNTMFRVELENKHIITAHISGKMRKNYIRILTGDKVTVELTPYDLTKGRIIFRSR
- the aroA gene encoding 3-phosphoshikimate 1-carboxyvinyltransferase, whose translation is MQDSFRLKPISYVNGTVYLPGSKSISNRVLLIASMSKGTTYLNNLLNSHDTEYMLNALKMLGINYNLSSDKKKCCIEGIGRSFQLSKPMKLFLGNAGTAMRPLLSALSLNENNVVLSGEERMHERPIKHLVDALKQGGAIIEYKKNNGYPPIETKGGFVGGNLVLKGNISSQFLTSLLISTPLALKDTTIFIEGDLVSKPYIDITLNLMKSFSVNIKHDSYSIFYIKGQQQYKTPGNYFIEGDASSASYFLAASAIKGGSVKVVGVGKKSMQGDINFANVLQKMGAIINWGNDFISCTRNQLNGIDLDMNHIPDAAMTIAIVALFSKGTTVIRNIYNWRVKETDRLSAMTIELKKVGAIVKEGKDFLSITPPISFKYSNVNTYNDHRMAMCFSLICLSGTGVNIINPGCTSKTFPSYFQDFLSISKYY
- the cmk gene encoding (d)CMP kinase; translation: MKNTIPVITIDGPSGVGKSTISKIIAKKLKWSVLESGKIYRFLAFLILNKKISIFEKNIIPFIKDLDILLNKNLQYNDKLINFEKISEISSQLASFPIVRKILLKKQRSFRSFPGLIAEGRDMGTVVFPDAKLKFFLDANLEVRVYRRILELKKNRCYIDFKKLFIKMKNRDERDQNRLISPLCIPKNAIILNSTYLSLSEVITNFMKYITKSIKK